The Argentina anserina chromosome 5, drPotAnse1.1, whole genome shotgun sequence genome includes the window GAGCTCGGGCATTGCTCCAGTGAATCGATCATCTTGTACCTCAGGATCGCCGGCTCTGTGATCCCCATGCGTGTTCTAGAGTCTGACTCCATCGCATTGGTGAAGCTGAGGATCCAAACATGCAAAGGGTTTGTGGTGAAGAAGCAGAAGCTTGTGTTTGGAGGCAGGGAATTGGCCCGGAACGATACTCTCATTAAGGACTATGGCATTACTGGTGAGAATGTATTGCATTTGGTTCTCAGACTTTCCGATCTTCTGCACATAACTGTTAGGACCATTTGCGGCAAGGAGTTCGAGTTCCAAGTTGATAGGCACCGGAATGTGGGGTATCTCAAGCAGCGGATAGTCAAGAAGGGGAAATGTTATGATCCTGAAGACCAGGAGCTCTTCTGCAATGGGGAGAGGCTCGAGAACCAGAGGCTCATTGATGACATTTGCAAGAACAATGATGATGTTGTTCACTTGGTGGTTCAGAAGTCTGCAAAGGTCAGAGCTAAGCATTTCGACAAAGATTTGGAGCTTTCGGTTGTGGCATCTATTTCTGATGAAAAAGATGAAGCAATTGATGAAGAGGATAACAATCAGAGCAATGGGATTCCGGCCATTGCATGGGATTCACCTCGTACATGTCCGGATTTCCTGTTGGAACCAATCATTGTCAATCCCAAGGTTCAGTTGCCATCTTATATATGGGATATGATCAACTCTACCTTCAATGGTATGGTGAAGGGCAGTCAGCCTATAAGGTCATCTGAGGGGACTGGAGGAACTTACTTCATGCAAGATTCTTCTCAGGAGATCATATCGGTTTTCAAGCCTATCGATGAGGAGCCTAATGCAGTCAACAATCCCCACGGCTTACCTGTATCTCCAGATGGTGAAGGGTTGAAAAGAGGAACGAGAGTAGGAGAAGGAGCCATCAGGGAGGTGGCTGCATTCTTGTTGGATCATCCCAGAAGAGGGCCTCGAACATTATCTGGCGAGACTATGGGCTTTGCTGGGGTGCCACCGACACTGTTAGTTAGGTGCTTGCACAAGGGATTTAATCATCCCCATGGATTTGATAGCTTATCGGAGAATGTTAAGATAGGATCGTTGCAAATGTTTATGAAGAATGATGGAAGTTGTGAGGACATGGGTCCTGGTCGTTTTCCCATGGAGGAGGTGCACAAGATTAGTGTTTTTGATATCAGAATGGCTAATGCAGATAGGCATGCTGGCAATATTTTGTTTGGAAAAGGCGAAGATGGTCAGACTGTGCTCATTCCAATTGATCATGGATACTGCCTGCCTGAGAATGTAAGCGTCTCTTCTCTTCATTTACTTCAATGCTTTTCATAGTAATGCTTCAATTGTGTACAACTTCATTCCACTGTTTCTGCCATAGTCCCTACATAATGTTTGTGAATATGGTGAAGCTTTTACATCAGATTTTCATATCTAGGCactaaaattcactcaatctccaTGTAGCACATCTAGATTGTCTAAAGATAGaatttttgttgtttcttgattgattttttttatcagaaCCATAGCTACTGTCTTGATTGGAGAAGTTTGCCTATGGAACTTGAACTCTTTCAATAAAGCTTTACTGAAATAGATTAATGAACCTCTTAAGTCTCAAGAGTATATGGTTTCTGTTATCTCTCAGCAATACAAAACTGCTAAGAGGATGGTTTACTAACACAGATTTAATTTAACGAGTTTGCATACGCTACATAAACTCTTTCAATAAAGCTTTGTAGACATAGATTAATGAACCTTTTCACTAAAGTCTCAAGATATTGTTTCTATCTTCTCTCAACACTACAAAACTGCTAAGAGGATGGTTTAATAACACAGATCTAATCTAACAAGGAAATGATGTTTGCAGTTCAACATAAGCTTCTCACATTCATCCTTGTACAAAAGAATTCAAATTTACCTTTCACCCTTTCTAGGCTGGTTAATCAGTTTCTGGATATGTCCTAGCCCCAGACTTGTAATTAGTTTTCTTCACCATTTGAGTGGCTTTAGCATGTGTTTGGTCTTTGTATTTGCTCTTGTTACTTGTAGACTTATCTGTTTATTCCATCTGCAGTTTGAAGATTGCACCTTCGATTGGCTTTATTGGCCACAAGCTCGCCAGCCTTATGCAGCTGACACCATTGAGTACATAAAATCTTTGGACGCTGAGCAAGATATCGCTCTTCTCAAGTATTATGGGTGGGACATTCCTCTTAAGTGTGCCCGCACTCTTCGTATCTCAACCATGCTTCTGAAAAAAGGGGTGGAGAGAGGTCTCACCCCCTTTGTCATCGGTAACCTCATGTGTAGGGAAAATATCAACAAGAAGTCAGTGATTGAGGAGATTGTGAGTGAAGCTCAGGATTCTTTGCTTCCCGGCATGAGTGAAGCCACATTTCTCGAAGCCATTTCTGAGATCATGGACTCCCGGCTTGACAAGCTTGCAAAGTAATTTTCCTCGAATATAGGTATATATTTGTACGTATTGGATCAAAATTAATAGTCCATTTTTAGATGGATTAAAGCTTGTATGAAATGTGGATGGCTTATCTAAGTTTCAGTTAAGCCTCAAGTTTCCCCTTCATTTCTGTCAACTGACAGGATATTGATATATACCATGACTTCTGTCTACTGTTATGAAAGTAATCATGAATAATATGTATTCTGATATATATGAATTGCAGGAGTGTATTTAGAAACATAATCCATATCAGCTACTTGATAGAATCTTAGAATTTGGAGATGTACATACATAGTTTCTGCTTTGCAGTATATCATCTTAGTGAATTTTTTTCCTAAGGCTGGGCATCATGACCCAGACTTGTGTTCAAATGCTGTAATTGAGTTCTCTCAACTCAGAACTCAGTGTTGCTGGAAAATTGAattcgggggggggggggggggggggggggggaactGTATTAACTGAAATGATTGACATGCTCCATATTTATTACAGCCAACAATCTTCATCACAATTCAGGAACATGAGATTGCTGCTACAAAATagatggtaaaacagtaaaaccaGTCATCCAAATGATCATCAAGACGATACAAATCATACAATCATCACGGTTGGCAAGACATCAACAAGAAAGTTAACTTCACCAAAGACATCTCTGACTTCTCTTCAATTCCATTTGACAATGTAGGCATCAAATACTTCAAAATAACATGTTATGTACTATTATTCTCTATTAAATTCAGTCAAAACGATGTCATTCAAATTCATATTTACTTTAAACTAAAATCAAAGCCAAAATCTAAAGATTAAAAACAGATAGTTAACCGGTCACTCTATAGTGTTTCGGGGTATTGAATCAATCTTCTCAATTCCAAAATCTGAATACGAGCTCATCACAAATcacttgaaagttgaaacacaACTGTTTTAACTACCCCTAAACACTGTAAAACTTGCCTAATATTACCACGCAGTAAAGACTGACAAATTTTCCTGATTTGTCACTTTCCTAATTTCCATTCTTTCTTGGGCCCCACCATCCCCTTAGATTTAGAGATCTCACTCTCACTCACACTTTTGTCTCAATCTTGggttttgattcttgaagCTCCCATTTTTCACCCAACAGAACCCCCCAATTCTCTCCACTTTTCACTCTCACAGATCCActccatttcttcttcttgttcaatTTGAGCTCAGCAGCCATGAGCAAGCCTCAGACTCAGAGACCCAAGCCGCCTCCGTCGGGTCGGACCAACCTCGCCTCATGCATAGTCGCCACCAtcttcctcatcttcatcGTCATCGTCTCCCTCATCGTCTACTTCACCGTCTTCAAACCCAAAGACCCCAAAATCTCCGTCAGCGCCGTCCAGCTCCCCTCCTTCTCCCTCCTCAACTCCACCGTCAACTTCACCTTCTCCCAATACGTCGCCGTCAGCAACCCCAACCGCGCCGCCTTCCGCCACTTCGACTCCACCCTCCAGCTCCTCTACTCCGGCAACCAGGTCGGCTTCATGTTCATCCCCGCCGGCCAAATCGAATCCGGCCAGACCCAGTTCATGGCCGCCACTTTCGCCGTTAACTCCTTCCCCGTCTCCGATCCCAACCTCGCCGCCGCCGTCCAGGGCCCCATGGTCTCCCCCGAGCTCGGCGACGGGCTCAGCGGGGTTCGCGGGggaggaggcggcggtggGGCGACGATGGAGATTGAGTCGAGGCTACAGATGGCGGGTCGGGTCCGGGTCATGCATTTTTTTACCCACCACGCGGAGGCCAAGTCCGGGTGCAGAGTCGTCATTGCTGTTAGTGATGGATCTGTCTTGGGTTTTCATTGCTgatttgatttcttttttGTGATCAATGAGTGAAAATATTGTAGCTTTTGGTTTGAATTTGTTTAACCACGGATGGAGCAAtgtaaaatgtaaaaaaaGATGAAGTAATTCTTGACTGTTAATTTCACTCCACAATTCACATTGTGCATTCTGAGCTGGGGGGTTTTTGCCATCATTCTAAAAGCAAAGTCGCAAAGCTCAagggttttgttttcttctactTTGTTGGGTTTGTTGAATATGCTGGGAGCTTAATTAGAGTGGAAGTAAAGGTATGATCCTACATTTTTCTCTATAAAAGATTCAAAGAGCCAATTATTTGGGGGTGATGTTGGACTGTGAATAGGGTTTTGGGTCCCGAGATCATCAAGTAAAGGATCTAACTCAACTGTGCTGACTTGACCAGTTTGCATTTGTCTCTATAGTATGTCTATTATATTCTACTGTGGTGTAAAAATACACTTACGGTGCTAGTAAATTTCTGTTTATAGAGTGGGAAGATTGAAAGGAAGTGAATGGTTGATAATGAATTACTTGGGCGGTAAATGGTAAATGTTGGGACAAGAAGTTCTGGCATAGTGTTGAATTAAGTGGAGGAGACAATGGGGACAAGTGCAGACACGGCTTTGGTATTCGAGTTCGCTCTTCTTTGACTCTTCTCGTGTTCTATTCACACTTAGCTCACAGTAAATTTTGTCCAGcagcaagtttttttttttaatcaaattatgctCATCTatgagtgtttttttttttctaatgaaGCTGGTTCACTACtaaaaagaattaaaaaaactaGAATCATCAGAAAAAACCCAGCAAGTATTATCTGAATCTGTAAGATTCAAACTTCAAGTGCTGATTCTGTTGCCACCATTGTCGAATTCCATGGGCTTCTTTGAAGTTTGTTGGAGGGGTGAGATTGACTGTGAGATTTGCACAAGGGATGAGGTGCATTGGAGGCTCTGTCTCCTTTCCTACTGCATACCTTAATAGACTCCCTATAGAATTCTGGGTTGCTAACCTCTCAATGCCTCCTGCTCCAATCTCCACCATCTTCTTTCTGTGTTCAAAGTAACCAATGTATCCGGAGCAGAAGTCATCACCCTGATTCACAAATACATTAGGAGCCCATTCATACAGACCGAAAAATGGATCTTTGTGTTGTGACCAGGTTGGATTAACAGTTTTAGCAAGTCCTGCAGTGAACACACTCCGCGCAAAGCGAATGCCGAGCTTGATGTTCTCCTGCTTGAT containing:
- the LOC126794339 gene encoding phosphatidylinositol 4-kinase gamma 2, whose translation is MSVADVALSPVRQESVNSAGFCASELGHCSSESIILYLRIAGSVIPMRVLESDSIALVKLRIQTCKGFVVKKQKLVFGGRELARNDTLIKDYGITGENVLHLVLRLSDLLHITVRTICGKEFEFQVDRHRNVGYLKQRIVKKGKCYDPEDQELFCNGERLENQRLIDDICKNNDDVVHLVVQKSAKVRAKHFDKDLELSVVASISDEKDEAIDEEDNNQSNGIPAIAWDSPRTCPDFLLEPIIVNPKVQLPSYIWDMINSTFNGMVKGSQPIRSSEGTGGTYFMQDSSQEIISVFKPIDEEPNAVNNPHGLPVSPDGEGLKRGTRVGEGAIREVAAFLLDHPRRGPRTLSGETMGFAGVPPTLLVRCLHKGFNHPHGFDSLSENVKIGSLQMFMKNDGSCEDMGPGRFPMEEVHKISVFDIRMANADRHAGNILFGKGEDGQTVLIPIDHGYCLPENFEDCTFDWLYWPQARQPYAADTIEYIKSLDAEQDIALLKYYGWDIPLKCARTLRISTMLLKKGVERGLTPFVIGNLMCRENINKKSVIEEIVSEAQDSLLPGMSEATFLEAISEIMDSRLDKLAK
- the LOC126795004 gene encoding uncharacterized protein LOC126795004 yields the protein MSKPQTQRPKPPPSGRTNLASCIVATIFLIFIVIVSLIVYFTVFKPKDPKISVSAVQLPSFSLLNSTVNFTFSQYVAVSNPNRAAFRHFDSTLQLLYSGNQVGFMFIPAGQIESGQTQFMAATFAVNSFPVSDPNLAAAVQGPMVSPELGDGLSGVRGGGGGGGATMEIESRLQMAGRVRVMHFFTHHAEAKSGCRVVIAVSDGSVLGFHC